The bacterium region TTTTTCCGGCCACAGGCAAAACACATCCCATCATCTGCCAGATCCATCCACCTTCACCTCCCCCGCACTCCCGGTTCCTGCATGGCTGGAATGCTGGCGTCCGGTATGCATGTCCTTGCCTGTTCCACGGGCCATGCCTTTTTCCGGCACACGAAAGCCCTCAACGGTTTGACGGAGCATTTCCAGGTTCGGAGCTTTGAAGGGCATCTCCACTTCTACAATACCGTCAGGAAGATACCGTTCCATGACCGGACCATTATGGTCCAGGCGATGCATTTTCATGAAATCAACGATTCGGCTATAGGTCTTAAACGGCGCAATCATGGGATGGGCTTTGACTCTGGCCACAATCACACTGCGACGGGGGACCTTTTGCTGTCCGAAGGGATGTTCGAGAGTAAGCTGCCGGTCTACCAGGTACCCTCCCTCACTCCGCAAGCTCTCCAGGGGAACATCCCGGGGATCGTCGTAGAAGATGGCACAGGCAGTTTTTTTCGGGATATTCCGGTCATCCAGCAGCTTGCCCACACGGTCGATTTTCTCCGATATCTGGTGATATGCACCCCGATGAAGCATGAAGACCATCAGATACGGACCACGGGTTTCCGTGGTAACGCTGACCGGGCTGAACACCCCAAGAGAATAACCGATCCAACCGGCAAGCAGGACCGAAGGAACCATGAACGCCGATAAAACAACGAAAATCTTTTTGGTCCGGGTGGCCATTATGTCCATCTCCTTACTGATCTTTTCATGTGTTTTTCTCCCGCACCGGAACAGGCACGGTTTTACCTTATTCTCT contains the following coding sequences:
- a CDS encoding GyrI-like domain-containing protein; protein product: MATRTKKIFVVLSAFMVPSVLLAGWIGYSLGVFSPVSVTTETRGPYLMVFMLHRGAYHQISEKIDRVGKLLDDRNIPKKTACAIFYDDPRDVPLESLRSEGGYLVDRQLTLEHPFGQQKVPRRSVIVARVKAHPMIAPFKTYSRIVDFMKMHRLDHNGPVMERYLPDGIVEVEMPFKAPNLEMLRQTVEGFRVPEKGMARGTGKDMHTGRQHSSHAGTGSAGEVKVDGSGR